The window CCGGAGCAGGTGGCGGTGCGGCTGTATGCCACGGTCGTGAGCGTGCCGGCGAAGGAATATGCGGTGATCGACGGAGGCACCAAAACGTTTCCGATGGATATTTTGCTTGATCAGCCGCCCTATTTTTATCCGTCCTATGCCATGGTGCAGGGACGGGAGGATCTGCAGCTTAGACGAATGAATGAGGAGCATGGCATCCTGACGAGCACAAAGGGGGATGTGCAGCTGCAGGTGGGTCAGGTGCTGGAGCTGATGCCGGTGCATGTCTGTACGGCAATCAATATGCAAAATCAGGTCTATATTTATGACGGCAAGACGCTGCGCAAGGAGAAAGTGGCTGCGCGCGGCATGCTGGTTTAAATGCGGCGCTTGGCGGCCCAAGGGCTGCTTGCAATAAATTTTTGATAAGGAGAGATGAAAATGAGCATTTATGACGTATTAAAGGAAAAAGGAATTACACTGCCTCCCGCGCCTCCGAAGGGCGGATTGTATACGCCGGTTAAGGAATTTGGCGAAAAGCTGATTTATGTTTCCGGCTGCGGCTGTAACATCGGTGATGAGATTGGCTGCGGCAAGCTGGGAAAGGAAATCACGGTCGAAGAGGGCAAGAAATGGGCGCGCAATGCGATGCTGAATGTGCTGTCGGTGGTGGATGCGAATGTGGGCTTGGATCAGATAAAGAGTTGTGTAAAGATGCTGGCCTTCGTTGCAAGCGATCCTGATTTTTATCAGCAGCCGGCGGTGGCTAACGGCGCCAGTGAGCTTTTGATGGAGGTATTTGGCGAGGTTCCGTCCCGTTCTGCAGTGGGCATGGTATGCCTGCCGGATAATCTGCCGATTGAGATCGAAATGATTTTCGAGTTAAAATAAAATTCATATGAAAAGAAAGACATTTGGCTGGATACTAAGCGGCGTCATTCTTTTCATAGCAGTCATAACGGCACTCTTTTTTCTTTTGTTTTATACGAAGGCATGTGATTTTTGGCATCTGACAGGGCTAGAGGAAGGTCAGATTGAGGAGATTTATATTTCGTATTTAGGAGAGGAAAACAGAGTGCCTTTATCTGCTGGCTATAAAGAGGGTTTATTAGCAGCGCTTAGCGGCAGCGAGCTGAAACAGGTTAAGGACGAGGAGCAGCCTGTTTTTGAAAGTGCGTACCGTATTTGGTTTGAAATAGACGGGGAACTGCGGCAATATCCATTTTATTGGTTTTCCGGCAGGCGTCCCCTATCGACGCTGGCAGAGCAGAATCTGGATGAAAGCACAAAAGGATATGCCAGCGGTCTCTATGAATATCAGGATCGAAGATTTGACGTGCAGGTGGGAGACAGGCGCTTTCATTTTGAGCAGGCACGGGATGCGTTTTGGAATGAGGATATCAGCGAGCGGGCTTTTAAGGAAGCGGCCGCGGCAGCGGGAAGGCCGCAGCGTTATGAGCTGGATGGCTATGATGCAGAGGGAATGCATATCATAGATATGCCGACCGCGGTAGAGGGGCTTTATGATGAAGGAAAGACGGCTCAGGAGCTTATGGAGGCTTCTGAGCTGGTGATCGTCGCTGAGTGGATGGGCACAGTGCATGAAGAGCCAGAATATGATTTATATGGCATGGATGTATTTAAACCGCTGCAGGTCTGGAAAGGGAAGGAAGGCTTTTCACAGCTGATTTATTGTCCAAAATGGCAATATGGAGATCGTATTCTCAGGGACGGAAGCAGCGTCGTGGTATATCCGCCGGCATGTACAGCCATTTTTGAAAAGAACCGTGAGTATGTGCTTTGTCTGCATATAGAAGAGGAGAAGCAAGGGAGGCCTGTGGTGGCGACGCTGGTAGGAGGCCGCATGTTTGGCGCAGGGATTTTACAGAATGGACGTATATATCCTGCTTATAATACGGAGTTTCATCCGTTTAACGGAATGGTGAAGCCATAAAAAAATTTTTTAAAAGTGAATGGATTTATGCTGGAGAATCGTATTATAGATGAATGAGGTCAGAAATGACTGTTTGAAAACAAGGAGGACTGCGTATGCAAAAAGCAATCATCGGAATTTTAACAGTAGTGATGGCGTTATCATCCGGGGCAGCCGCTGTTGTGCCGGCAGAAAAGGAAATCACCCCGAGCTTTGTGGATGTAGATCAAAATGGGGTTTGTGACAATTTTGAAAATGGTTGCGGCTATATCGATGAGGACAGTGATGGGGTGTGCGATTATTATGATGGACATCATCAGGGCTGGCCCGGTCAAAATCAGGGCGGCCGCGGTCATGGCAGAAATTGTGAGGATGGCCATGGGCACAGAGGCAGATGTAATCGGTCATAAGGGATTTTGAAATGCGGAGCGAACAAGAGGTCAATCGGGCAATCGAACGGTATGCAGATACAATTCGGCGGCTTTGCATGATACACTTAAAAAATTACGCAGACACAGAGGACATATTTCAAACAGTATTTTTGAAGTATGTCCTTAGCTGTGTTTCATTTGAAAGTGAGGAGCATGAAAAAGCCTGGTTCATTCGGGTCACCATCAATGCCTGCAAGGATTTTCTTAAAAATTTTTTTCGCAGCCATACGGTTTCTTTAGAAGAAATACTGGATCAGCCGGCTGAAATGAATCCGGATCACAAAGAGGTTTTAGAAGCAGTGCTGGCTCTTCCGGAAAAGTATAGAAATGTAGTATACCTGCATTATTTTGAAGGGTACACAGCGCCGCAGATCAGCCGCATTTTGAATAAAAATGTCAATACAATTTATACGCTCCTGACTCGTTCCAGACAAATGCTACGGGAAAGGCTGGGAGGTGATGTATATGAGGGATAGAATAAAGCAAAGCTTTGAGCAGATTCAGGCAGAGGAAGCATTGAAGGAGAGTACAAAAGCTTTCTTGATGAAAAAAACACATGGATATGCAAGGGTTAAAAAAGAAAGGCATTTTTATCGTTTATGCACGGCAGTATGTATGTGTTTTTTGTTGATTGCTGCCGGCTGCGGCTGGGTGTATTATACGCCAACGGCGGAGATCAGTATAGATATCAATCCATCTATCGAACTGAAAATCAATCGATTTGATAGGGTGATTGCGGTCAGCAGTTATAATAAAGACGGGGCAGCATTAGCAGAGGGTCTGCATGTTAAGCATATGAATTATTATGAAGCCTTGGATCAGATATTAGCTAGTGAGGGAATTGCTCTCTTGTTATCGGATGATGAGATTATGGCTATTACGGTTACAGCCAAAGAGGAAGCACAATCAGCAGCTATTTTTTCAGACGTTGAGTCATGCGCGGCACATCATGGCAATATGTATTGCTATTCGATGTCCTCTAGTGAGGCAGAGGAGGCGCATAAGACAGGACTCTCCTGTGGAAAGTATAAGGCTCTTTTAGAGCTGCAGCGCCTGGATCCTTCTATCACACCAGCAGCCGTGCAGAATATGACGATGAGACAGATTCGCGACTGGATCGATGCATTATCAGCAGAGTCTGATACAATAGAGGAAGAGACGATAGATCAGGAGAATTCTTCACAGGCCTGTGGACAGGGAGAATGCGGCCATGGGCACAGATATGGCAGGAAATAAAAATAAGGACAGAGTAAACTCCATAGACAGCACACGATCCCTTTTATAAAAAAGGATGCAGCGCTGTCTATTTTTTATGTAAACAGCTCAAGTAAGTTTTCTTTTAAAATTACTTGACAAGTTAACTATTAAAAAGTATACTATTAACTAGTTGATAAAAGGAGGTAAAAAAAGTGAAAACAGAGGTGCAGGAGCGGCAGCATACGATGATGGGAAAGATCATGCGG is drawn from Lachnospiraceae bacterium and contains these coding sequences:
- a CDS encoding RidA family protein, which produces MSIYDVLKEKGITLPPAPPKGGLYTPVKEFGEKLIYVSGCGCNIGDEIGCGKLGKEITVEEGKKWARNAMLNVLSVVDANVGLDQIKSCVKMLAFVASDPDFYQQPAVANGASELLMEVFGEVPSRSAVGMVCLPDNLPIEIEMIFELK
- a CDS encoding sigma-70 family RNA polymerase sigma factor, whose translation is MRSEQEVNRAIERYADTIRRLCMIHLKNYADTEDIFQTVFLKYVLSCVSFESEEHEKAWFIRVTINACKDFLKNFFRSHTVSLEEILDQPAEMNPDHKEVLEAVLALPEKYRNVVYLHYFEGYTAPQISRILNKNVNTIYTLLTRSRQMLRERLGGDVYEG